Proteins found in one Aethina tumida isolate Nest 87 chromosome 1, icAetTumi1.1, whole genome shotgun sequence genomic segment:
- the LOC109594441 gene encoding uncharacterized protein LOC109594441 produces MALVETCFCCSVPIASGFFAAYLLIAYLIAFAFELLWILESSIALPAAAVLLCAGFFAMALFAALLIHGLATKNTLCLIAWMFSITILTFPEAGLVMYMSIQYWRLETIYGITELSCWLIRIVVNVIELILIQSLYTMWKDEEMVVKRLRDLNMTAIPIPSENLAPLNSQYYQNNGYEHSMDHLNTNLKRFGSTPHIWNAVPNNMLSLPIEGYQYCTTQSEFNASIFMPTNYISNEMMGKKAQSLMDLRLLEEHSVLQENLTNQQKPWGTESLMDVNNYQIQETKSDSPRMVKCASMDALNNKNNHIIKNRTGFYAQPIPNYGVPIYYGPLDGPDFLIYKKQVDKLTSKNSLSNASADDVQKYRDVAL; encoded by the exons ATCGCCTATTTGATAGCATTTGCCTTTGAGCTGCTATGGATCCTGGAGTCATCCATAGCGTTGCCAGCAGCAGCGGTTTTGCTGTGCGCTGGCTTTTTTGCGATGGCCCTTTTTGCAGCCCTGCTTATCCACGGTTTAGCCAct aaaaacaCACTATGCCTGATAGCATGGATGTTctcaattacaattttgacaTTCCCTGAAGCTGGATTGGTGATGTATATGAGCATCCAATATTGG AGATTGGAAACCATCTATGGAATCACGGAATTGTCATGCTGGTTGATTAGAATAGTGGTAAATGTgatagaattaatattaattcagtcCCTCTATACGATGTGGAAGGATGAGGAAATGGTAGTGAAGAGATTACGAGACTTAAATATGACGGCCATACCGATCCCAAGCGAGAATTTGGCACCGCTCAACAGTcagtattatcaaaataatggcTACGAACACTCCATGGATCACCTCAACACCAACCTCAAAAG ATTTGGTTCCACCCCACACATATGGAACGCGGTACCGAACAACATGTTATCGCTGCCAATCGAGGGCTATCAGTACTGCACAACTCAGAGCGAGTTCAACGCCAGCATTTTCATGCCCACCAATTACATCAGCAACGAAATGATGGGTAAGAAGGCCCAGTCGCTGATGGATCTGCGACTACTCGAAGAGCATTCGGTCCTGCAGGAGAATCTGACGAATCAACAAAAACCCTGGGGCACCGAGTCCCTGATGGACGTCAACAATTACCAAATACAAGAGACCAAGTCGGACAGTCCGAGGATGGTGAAGTGCGCTTCAATGGACgcgttgaataataaaaacaatcacATAATCAAAAACAGGACGGGTTTCTACGCTCAACCAATACCCAATTACGGCGTGCCTATCTATTACGGGCCTTTGGACGGGCCGgactttttgatttataagaAACAGGTGGACAAACTTACCAGTAAGAACTCATTGAGCAACGCGTCTGCGGAcgatgtacaaaaatataggGACGTGGCGCTCTAG